The following coding sequences lie in one Labrus bergylta chromosome 13, fLabBer1.1, whole genome shotgun sequence genomic window:
- the LOC109986970 gene encoding gamma-crystallin M3: MTTTDMSMGKIIFYEDRNFQGRSYECMSDCPDMSSYLSRCQSCRVESGCFMVYERPNFMGNQFFMRRGEYADYMSMMGMSSGIRSCRMIPMHRGQFRMRIYERENFGGQMNELMDDCDNIQERYRMSECQSCNVMDGHWLMYEQPHFRGRMMYMRPGEYRSFRDMGMSGTRFMSMRRIMDMC, translated from the exons ATGACCACCACAGACATGAGCATGGGCAAG ATCATCTTCTACGAGGACAGGAACTTCCAGGGTCGCTCCTATGAGTGCATGAGCGACTGCCCTGACATGTCCTCCTACCTGAGCAGGTGCCAGTCCTGCAGGGTGGAGAGCGGCTGCTTCATGGTTTACGAGCGCCCCAACTTCATGGGAAATCAGTTCTTCATGAGGAGGGGCGAGTACGCCGACTACATGAGCATGATGGGAATGAGCAGTGGTATCAGGTCCTGCCGTATGATCCCCATG CACAGAGGTCAGTTCAGGATGAGGATCTACGAGAGGGAGAACTTCGGTGGTCAGATGAACGAGCTGATGGACGACTGTGACAACATCCAGGAGCGTTACCGCATGTCCGAATGCCAGTCCTGCAACGTGATGGACGGCCACTGGCTGATGTACGAGCAGCCCCACTTCAGAGGCAGGATGATGTACATGAGGCCCGGAGAGTACAGGAGCTTCAGGGACATGGGCATGAGCGGCACCAGGTTCATGAGCATGAGGCGCATCATGGATATGTgttaa
- the LOC109986952 gene encoding gamma-crystallin M3 yields MTMGKIIFYEEKNFQGRSYECMSDCSDMTSYLNRCQSCRVESGCFMVYERPNFMGNQYFMRRGEYADHMSMMGMRDCIRSCRMIPMHRGQFRMKIYERENFGGQSHELMDDCDNIQERHRMSECQSCNVMDGHWLMYEQPHFRGKMMYLRPGEYRSFRDMGMSGTRFMSMRRITDM; encoded by the exons ATGACCATGGGAAAG ATCATTTTCTACGAGGAGAAGAACTTCCAGGGTCGCTCCTATGAGTGTATGAGCGACTGCTCCGACATGACCTCCTACCTGAACAGGTGCCAGTCCTGCAGGGTGGAGAGCGGCTGCTTCATGGTCTATGAGCGCCCCAACTTCATGGGAAACCAGTACTTCATGAGGAGGGGCGAGTATGCCGACCATATGAGCATGATGGGAATGAGGGACTGCATCAGGTCTTGCCGTATGATCCCCATG CACAGAGGTCAGTTCAGGATGAAGATCTACGAGAGGGAGAACTTCGGTGGTCAGAGCCACGAGCTGATGGACGACTGTGACAACATCCAGGAGCGTCACCGCATGTCTGAGTGCCAGTCCTGCAACGTGATGGACGGCCACTGGCTGATGTACGAGCAGCCCCACTTCAGAGGCAAGATGATGTACCTGAGGCCCGGAGAGTACAGGAGCTTCAGGGATATGGGCATGAGCGGCACCAGGTTCATGAGCATGAGGCGTATCACTGACATGTAA
- the LOC109986971 gene encoding gamma-crystallin M3, with the protein MQFRSSNSSNPPAANMSNTSMNMRGKIIFYEEKNFQGRSYECMSDCSDMTSYLNRCQSCRVESGCFMVYDRPNFMGNQYFMRRGEYADHMSMMGMRDCIKSCRMIPMHRGQFRMKIYERENFGGQSHELMDDCDNIMERYRMSDCMSCNVMDGHWLMYEQPHFRGKMMYLRPGEYRSFREMGMSGTRFMSMKRIMDSC; encoded by the exons ATGCAGTTCAggagcagcaacagcagcaaccCACCAGCAGCCAACATGAGCAATACCAGCATGAACATGAGGGGcaag atCATCTTCTACGAGGAGAAGAACTTCCAGGGTCGCTCCTATGAGTGTATGAGCGACTGCTCCGACATGACCTCCTACCTGAACAGGTGCCAGTCCTGCAGGGTGGAGAGTGGCTGCTTCATGGTCTACGACCGCCCCAACTTCATGGGAAACCAGTACTTCATGAGGAGGGGCGAGTACGCCGACCATATGAGCATGATGGGAATGAGGGACTGCATCAAGTCTTGCCGTATGATCCCCATG CACAGAGGTCAGTTCAGGATGAAGATCTACGAGAGGGAGAACTTCGGTGGTCAGAGCCACGAGCTGATGGACGACTGTGACAACATCATGGAGCGTTACCGCATGTCCGACTGCATGTCCTGCAACGTGATGGACGGCCACTGGCTGATGTACGAGCAGCCCCACTTCAGAGGCAAGATGATGTACCTGAGGCCCGGAGAGTACAGGAGCTTCAGGGAGATGGGCATGAGCGGCACCAGGTTCATGAGCATGAAGCGCATCATGGACTCCTGTTAA